aaagaaaagttgTAGCGCCGAATAAAGATCGCAAAAATTACCGTGGGCACAAGATTCGCCAGTTTCTCCACTACTCCATGATCGCTGAGAATACCCAAGTTTTCCGGGTCCGTAGCGATTCCGGCAATAGTGGCACATACCGCGCTCAGTACTTCAGTATTGGTACTTTCAAGAAGACTGACTGTAAGCTCCAATCCACCTACAAATGCCCGTACCATTTCCGGAGAGTCTTTGGCATATTTGATACAAGATACCAATGCGAGGCAGGAGTTTCTTTTGATTACGTCACTAGGATGTTTCAGCAATGACCAGACTAATCGAACACCATCATTGATGTGCTCTGGATCGTTGATGATGTCCATGCATTGTTCATTTTGCGCGCACTCCTTTATCACCAATGGTATGTTCTCCAATAAAGGCTCGTACGTAGAGCTTAATAATTTGATCTACACAGTGATTTAGatcttattaatattattgcCATATGTTGACGATGATCATACTTGTTGGACCACGAatgatttttcaaatatattacaGGAGAATTGAATggcatttttcttttcttttaatgtGCATATCATAATATATCTCATTCTACTTTTGTATAGATTATATACAGTTCAAAACTGTGCATTTTCTAGCTCATATTTGAAATTAACTTCAAGTTAAAATCTCAAAAGTACAAACTTTCTAAAAGAATTCTAAAGAAATTCTAAAAGAAGAATCAAATTGAAATGGATGCCATGAATTTTGCGTTTACTTTGTTATGTATCTATTACGTTGCTTCTCCGTTTCTTTCTaatactttttcagctactgtAACTCAAATCTACAGTGTACGTACGAGAGAAAACTTTATGGGATAATTCAAGAAACAAAGACGAAATCGCCCTTAAAATATTAAATCGGAGGATTAAAACGAAGATAATGGCCACTTTAAAGTAGCAAATAGAGATCAGAGATACTCAGAAGTACCGAAGGGTATTAAGAGCCAAGATTAGGAAAATAATGATAATACCTCTCATTACAGATAAAGAAACAACTATAAACAGCTAAAACCTGTAATCcatattttaatttaacataTTAAATTCAGTAGAGCGAcgagataaaaaatatttccataaaGAGAAATAAATATAGAATCACCAGATTTGGCAGACCATCGTTGATCCTCAGAACGTCTCTGTTAACAGGATCTTTGCAACATTCCGCCAATGCTCCTACAACATTCGCCTGCACGTCATCATCCTCGTGTTCTTCTAAAAATGGTACTAAAGCAGCGACCAAACCATTTTGATTGAATCTTATTACGTTCTCTGGACTTATAGCACATTTCCATATTCCGCCTGTGACTGCAGCTAACAATTGTTTATTAGCCCGGACTTCTTCGCATTGTAAAAGCTTACACAATACATCCAAGCCAGATGTTTGGCGAACCATGTCCCTGGCGATTTTGTTTGTTCCACATTTGAATATCGCCAGAGCGCAATTTTCCTTCAACTTAATATTGTCACTTTGCAGGTGTCGTACAACGTCACAGATAATATCTGTGGTCTCGAACGCTTTGCGAAATACGTTCTGTAATCGTGAAGGAATTATCGATGGACATATGTAAGTTgataaatgttttataaatgtTTAGATAAGGATTTGCTTATTATCTGGTTTATCGCAAATATATAAACAGCATTTGTACAATAGTATCAATCTTGATAATAGATAATATGTTGAacattgataagaaatattgGTAATATTGAATATTGATGAGAAACAAAAGATAATTGTTATATAATAATTCCGTTTATACTGGAAAAGTTATACTAGAAAATttgatatattatatcatataaaatataCCACTCACATAAACATATCATATAAAACATGCATCGAAATTCGTAAATTAAAACACTtaagtaaaaatataataaaatcgagttaaaagaattaaagatcgaaaatatttgaaattttagtaTTCGCAGATTGCAAATCAGGTATTTTGACTTTTATCGTGGAATATTACCGGAAATTCTCAAATATCCACGTTTGGAATAACAGtttaacatttaaatttcatttaccTTAATTGCACATTGTTGAACAGCTCCCATCATCGGTACTACAAGAGAAGTGTGATGTGATTTCAGGAAACGTTCCATGAGCTTCACCACCCCAAACTTGTGAAGTACGTCTCTCACTTTGGGACTACTGCTCAGAGAATCTAAAACTTTGGCACAGCCTATGGCAACCGCAACTAATTCCTTGTTAGTTTCGTTCAACTCATTGTACGGTGTTCGAAGAATAGAATCTGGTACGTCCATCACATCTAACTATTAAAGGTTACAATTTTTTTATGATAGAAAATCTTCGTTATGCGATTATTTCGTTGATGATATGCAAAGAATTCCAAAAAATTTGTCAGAGGCTTCATAAGAAATTTCGCAAATAATTTCATCGA
This portion of the Bombus affinis isolate iyBomAffi1 chromosome 1, iyBomAffi1.2, whole genome shotgun sequence genome encodes:
- the LOC126920870 gene encoding armadillo repeat-containing protein gudu isoform X2, producing the protein MLEVIEPEEPSKPLISAVTGQPFGPRVRYISEKQEEESTDDEPESESDDEVRYVQDEAPEVPSEFWHIQKLIRYMKAGNQTATMVAVCLLKDYDLTNRIIQKAIREMGGLEILVNLLETRDLKCQNGSLSVLLQIVSSTEMRRHLIDLGIVTPLIQMLKHPARDIQVLAAETMAIVARIRKARKQIRIRDGIPLILDVMDVPDSILRTPYNELNETNKELVAVAIGCAKVLDSLSSSPKVRDVLHKFGVVKLMERFLKSHHTSLVVPMMGAVQQCAIKNVFRKAFETTDIICDVVRHLQSDNIKLKENCALAIFKCGTNKIARDMVRQTSGLDVLCKLLQCEEVRANKQLLAAVTGGIWKCAISPENVIRFNQNGLVAALVPFLEEHEDDDVQANVVGALAECCKDPVNRDVLRINDGLPNLIKLLSSTYEPLLENIPLVIKECAQNEQCMDIINDPEHINDGVRLVWSLLKHPSDVIKRNSCLALVSCIKYAKDSPEMVRAFVGGLELTVSLLESTNTEVLSAVCATIAGIATDPENLGILSDHGVVEKLANLVPTENEDLRANLTLAIAHCCEWGENNAKFGRLHAVAPLIDYMTSKNTNVLRGVCIAAYHLSKEPMNCITMHSAGVIKHVLRLVGSNDPEVQIAAACTIRNIRKLALTAEKLHFKEISTLEETDYRL
- the LOC126920870 gene encoding armadillo repeat-containing protein gudu isoform X1, which encodes MPPKRKKDVKKISIEPPPTIEPDMLEVIEPEEPSKPLISAVTGQPFGPRVRYISEKQEEESTDDEPESESDDEVRYVQDEAPEVPSEFWHIQKLIRYMKAGNQTATMVAVCLLKDYDLTNRIIQKAIREMGGLEILVNLLETRDLKCQNGSLSVLLQIVSSTEMRRHLIDLGIVTPLIQMLKHPARDIQVLAAETMAIVARIRKARKQIRIRDGIPLILDVMDVPDSILRTPYNELNETNKELVAVAIGCAKVLDSLSSSPKVRDVLHKFGVVKLMERFLKSHHTSLVVPMMGAVQQCAIKNVFRKAFETTDIICDVVRHLQSDNIKLKENCALAIFKCGTNKIARDMVRQTSGLDVLCKLLQCEEVRANKQLLAAVTGGIWKCAISPENVIRFNQNGLVAALVPFLEEHEDDDVQANVVGALAECCKDPVNRDVLRINDGLPNLIKLLSSTYEPLLENIPLVIKECAQNEQCMDIINDPEHINDGVRLVWSLLKHPSDVIKRNSCLALVSCIKYAKDSPEMVRAFVGGLELTVSLLESTNTEVLSAVCATIAGIATDPENLGILSDHGVVEKLANLVPTENEDLRANLTLAIAHCCEWGENNAKFGRLHAVAPLIDYMTSKNTNVLRGVCIAAYHLSKEPMNCITMHSAGVIKHVLRLVGSNDPEVQIAAACTIRNIRKLALTAEKLHFKEISTLEETDYRL